The following proteins are co-located in the Larimichthys crocea isolate SSNF chromosome XXIV, L_crocea_2.0, whole genome shotgun sequence genome:
- the cfd gene encoding complement factor D, with amino-acid sequence MVSEKDVLVAAALVFALISHSEGIIGGREAAPHSRPYMASIQVQEGENLKHECGGSVIADQWVMTATHCLLSGSAGRKVVLGVHSLSEPEETKQTFDILEYYNHPDFNVLNYDNDIALIKLDRPFNASEAVAAVEYLRTGGTNPALGVEVEAAGWGSLNNLGSRPDKLKEVVIEVFSSSRCKRSDYYGKLFTTNMMCAHKLCPEPCNQPQKKEDTCDGDSGGPLLYNGTVVGITSYGGKKCGQIRKPGIYTIVSHYTEWIDNTMALQQPDAAPDQSS; translated from the exons ATGGTGTCAGAGAAGGACGTTCTGGTGGCTGCTGCTCTCGTCTTTGCCCTCATTTCACACA GTGAGGGAATAATCGGCGGCAGAGAGGCAGCGCCACACTCTCGGCCCTACATGGCCTCCATCCAGGTGCAAGAAGGAGAGAATCTGAAACACGAGTGTGGAGGGTCTGTGATTGCAGATCAGTGGGTGATGACTGCAACACATTGTCTGCTATCAGG GTCAGCAGGAAGGAAAGTAGTGCTGGGTGTCCATTCTCTGAGTGAACCTGAAGAGACAAAGCAGAcgtttgatattttggaataTTACAATCACCCAGACTTCAATGTGTTGAATTATGATAATGACATAGCTTTAATTAAG TTGGATCGTCCATTCAATGCATCTGAGGCTGTTGCAGCCGTGGAATACCTGCGGACAGGTGGCACAAACCCCGCCCTGGGTGTAGAAGTTGAGGCAGCCGGCTGGGGATCCCTCAATAACTTGGGGTCCAGACCAGACAAGCTCAAAGAGGTGGTCATAGAAGTGTTCAGCTCAAGTCGGTGCAAGCGCAGCGACTACTATGGCAAACTGTTCACCACCAACATGATGTGTGCACATAAATTATGCCCAGAGCCGTGCAATCAACcgcagaagaaagaagacacgTGTGAC GGTGACTCTGGAGGTCCTCTGCTCTACAACGGCACTGTAGTGGGGATCACCTCCTACGGAGGGAAGAAGTGTGGCCAAATTAGAAAGCCTGGAATTTACACCATTGTGTCCCATTACACTGAGTGGATTGACAACACCATGGCCCTGCAGCAGCCCGATGCAGCACCAGACCAGAGCAGTTAA
- the LOC104926790 gene encoding GTPase IMAP family member 8, whose amino-acid sequence MSHSSLTTTKQLMVVISTVEQWFSLKSLPQHTSEEKHSQLTFSSLGSIQVCDLTVDGRLISLHYADLKQDMTEEGISQALEGCFKSCTDGISTFLLLIQGGYYTKRERRMIEILQAHFGAEALKYLVVLSLEDGNIADTLDDSLLDLINMCDGRYCRIPSSAAGDKLQALLEMVDYMLSENGVTGYTENMLAKARKRNTEDSAMSILRQKVQEAAEKEQAFEELVKLHEERRAKEMEELKAKHAEERKKEAAEKKQYETKREGLEEAVISHRAMLHLQMSATDDDDTNKISLILLGLSGSGKSSALNLILERAGNQYSINESGHEPPQSTLSCERKEVFAAGRKLILVDTPELWDEDGVEYLELVKDCLALSLPGPHVYLLVLQMGRFTQGECEMLGYLLKSFGRDFAEHAVVLFVRFDGNQHRPQKINDYVAGAHAALQGLIQKCGSRYYELNVTTSQNALSYPQVKDLLSGINKLVASHGGRPHAVKRFSVQELQERKKVIEEGKDGALEVNSLLRDA is encoded by the exons ATGTCACACA GCAGCTTAACTACCACGAAGCAGCTGATGGTGGTCATATCCACAGTGGAGCAATGGTTCTCTTTGAAATCTCTGCCACAGCATACCTCTGAGGAGAAACACTCCCAGTTAACCTTTAGTTCTCTGGGATCAATTCAAGTCTGCGACTTGACAGTGGATGGCCGCTTGATCAGCTTGCACTATGCAGATTTAAAACAAGACATGACAGAGGAAGGCATCAGCCAGGCACTAGAAGGCTGCTTTAAGTCTTGCACAGATGGAATCAGTACATTTCTGCTGCTGATCCAAGGTGGATATTACAcaaagagggaaagaagaaTGATAGAGATACTGCAGGCACACTTTGGAGCTGAAGCTTTAAAATACCTGGTGGTGCTTTCTTTGGAAGATGGAAATATTGCTGACACACTGGATGACAGCCTACTGGATTTGATAAACATGTGTGATGGAAGATACTGCCGAATCCCATCATCTGCAGCAGGCGACAAACTGCAAGCTCTGCTCGAGATGGTCGACTACATGCTGAGTGAGAACGGTGTGACCGGCTACACGGAAAACATGCTGGCCAAGGCCAGAAAAAGGAACACAGAAGACTCAGCCATGAGCATTCTGAGACAGAAGGTGCAGGAGGCCGCCGAGAAGGAGCAGGCCTTCGAGGAGCTGGTTAAACTACACGAGGAGAGGCGAGCTAAAGAAATGGAGGAGCTGAAGGCAAAACATGCtgaggaaaggaagaaggaagcagctgaaaaaaaacaatatgagacaaaaagagagggCCTGGAGGAAGCTGTGATAAGCCACAGAGCCATGCTGCACCTCCAGATGAGTGCCACTGATG ATGATGACACAAACAAGATATCACTGATCCTGCTGGGTCTCTCTGGCAGTGGGAAGTCTTCTGCTCTGAATCTAATTCTAGAGAGAGCGGGTAATCAATACTCAATTAATGAGTCTGGTCATGAACCCCCTCAGTCCACCTTGTCTTGTGAGAGAAAGGAGGTGTTTGCAGCAGGAAGgaaactcatcctggtggatactCCTGAGCTGTGGGACGAGGACGGGGTGGAATATCTGGAGCTGGTTAAGGACTGCTTGGCTTTGTCCTTACCTGGACCTCATGTCTACCTGCTGGTGCTCCAAATGGGACGCTTCACCCAGGGGGAGTGTGAAATGCTCGGGTACCTGCTGAAGAGCTTTGGACGAGACTTCGCCGAGCACGCAGTCGTCCTCTTCGTTCGCTTTGATGGCAACCAGCACAGGCCTCAAAAGATCAACGACTATGTGGCCGGGGCCCATGCAGCCCTGCAGGGTCTCATCCAGAAGTGTGGGAGCCGTTATTATGAGCTGAATGTCACAACGTCCCAGAATGCTCTGAGCTATCCTCAGGTGAAAGACCTCCTCTCAGGAATCAACAAACTGGTCGCTTCACATGGAGGCCGCCCCCACGCAGTGAAGAGATTTTCTGTGCAGGAGCtccaggagaggaagaaagtgatTGAGGAGGGGAAGGACGGAGCTTTGGAAGTGAACTCTTTACTGAGAGATGCTTGA
- the dnaaf9 gene encoding dynein axonemal assembly factor 9 isoform X2 gives MSGIRRVNGKLSGVNPAVSCCRLRQVQSLLCEGGTASPDGILCSLGIDSRYNEGCTELAKYLFYGLYGRNQLNLEHALLEEFPEEMLDDVILLIKAECVHLYCNPMNYSYLLPYVSHWRNLHLYCMTEAEYEDEEAAEEFKISSFVTMVQDCYRIGVPYSAQGHVQRFDMFMVEKWPLIQAFALEGIGGGSFFTMKYKLMDMSEKLWQVYSRLDPVSLDTVFTEDLVNFEKQWSSFFSSMDLESHLSILELSEAQAGEAFRTYYSHGLISSNITDKSKSQQPFVLFGKHSSLEDLESYSFNFPSESHQVRNTGPRGSTARHMVLQCVAPKGPLACSRTYFFGTTHTPYIGNEKNAVQKKTQVLLLSEIYSAAVQAVLSGIKCYSCTTSATKAKDVAENTFLLALDSMNLSQYRSSLRSKCEFNIQAVNKQGRIIPLTDEESRYVVKTASMTIHDIPDLQWDGGDLGSVVFSESFLESSINIQQKDGTVSSDSCYTILTTTVPRYACWLMEADVKQSEQAQHLAKKEESTCLGTALTVADAAYVFSSSQLSTPEEGKIMFFSEGLLFIHSQYGSFTLSKDHISAIKFYDPDSSAVASVFVEYESSLLPHLPFPLHSSDQCLVFALQPRSKSHRAFYSKVLSVWQNSESGLTLQMVDHQHLTWNQKNMHTRLQKLHDSQEPPVAKRRGSLKTSYSQLPEQDMFLQHFALSSIGQEPILYDHLGVLFPSAELRNPASSQGDKVVITVITGLPRSHKKRLCDFLVQLNKEHGRWVVYKPGPDSCDSFSASHLQQYLSSFLESQRGPGGKPRLLVLSPGYTDVLDVVQAVLFHPDPVVQACFTIGAVTACVDPLSSCMEHRFAFPKLLEQCSQGIVSTVVFTGLTAEQKHPLMQHVQQLVRSANPTAAFILAEKGAVTRNEDVNLIFSESSFNEPQMLRARYVLYPGWCKGRFFSGSGSLVLTQQRVAFNRPLERPLFVARCKAFKSSVRPSPFRGNVYNVWGKVKFSDSDQLMEVSYNTVSGSLSIVPIQSADPLTPGPKETDTSCFLIFDGVGLTEDGLKDWLRLCAKQRQLKKPRKTKNTLSPQEIKLIHITRHLDPLPPGYFYNGYLYVDIFGEKRTLHPNMEEFIKDYITEANKEIELFNRQLELQAQPDLFDP, from the exons atgtccGGTATCAGGAGAGTGAACGGGAAGCTATCGGGAGTGAACCCGGCTGTCAG TTGCTGTCGCCTGCGGCAGGTCCAGTCTCTGCTCTGTGAGGGCGGCACTGCCTCGCCCGATGGCATCCTGTGCTCTCTCG GGATTGACAGCAGATATAACGAGGGCTGCACGGAGCTGGCCAAATACCTGTTCTATGGACTGTATGGAAGAAATCAGCTGAATCTGGAACATGCCCTGCTTGAGGAGTTCCCTGAAGAAATGCTGGACG ATGTGATCTTGCTGATCAAGGCGGAGTGTGTTCATCTGTACTGCAACCCAATGAACTACAGTTACCTTCTGCCCTACGTGTCCCACTGGAGGAACCTGCATCTCTACTGCATGACCGAGGCAGAG TATGAAGACgaggaagcagcagaggaatTCAAAATCTCCAGTTTTGTTACAATGGTGCAGGACTGCTATCGTATCGGAGTACCCTACAGCGCCCAGG GACACGTCCAGAGGTTTGATATGTTTATGGTGGAAAAGTGGCCCCTCATTCAAGCGTTTGCCCTGGAAGGCATCGGCGGAGGAAGCTTTTTTACCATGAAATACAAG CTAATGGACATGAGTGAGAAGCTGTGGCAGGTTTACAGCAGACTCGACCCAGTCTCACTGGATACTGTCTTCACTGAG GACTTGGTTAACTTTGAGAAGCAGTGGAGTAGCTTCTTCTCCAGTATGGACCTGGAGAGCCACCTCTCCATCTTGGAACTCTCTGAAGCACAAGCAGGAGAA GCATTCCGCACTTATTACTCTCACGGACTGATCTCAAGCAACATCACAGATAAAAG taaAAGTCAGCAGCCCTTTGTGTTGTTTGGGAAGCATTCTTCTCTCGAGGATTTGGAGAGTTATTCCTTCAACTTTCCCTCAGAGAGTCATCAGGTCCGCAACACAGGGCCACGAGGTTCTACAGCCAGACACATg GTTCTGCAATGTGTGGCTCCCAAAGGACCTCTAGCCTGCTCTCGAACCTATTTCTTTGGGACCACCCACACTCCATACATTG gaaatgaaaagaacgctgtgcagaagaaaacacaagtttt acttttgtCGGAGATTTATTCAGCTGCTGTTCAAGCTGTCCTTTCAGGAATCAAATGCTACTCCTGTACCACAAGCGCTACcaag GCTAAGGATGTGGCAGAGAACACCTTTCTTTTGGCTTTGGACTCGATGAATTTGAGTCAGTATCGCAGTTCTCTCAG gtCCAAATGTGAATTCAACATTCAAGCAGTGAATAAGCAAGGACG GATCATTCCTCTGACTGATGAAGAAAGCCGCTATGTTGTGAAAACA GCCTCCATGACCATCCATGACATTCCAGACCTGCAGTGGGACGGCGGGGATCTGGGCTCAGTGGTCTTCTCTGAATCCTTCTTGGAGTCCAGCATCAACATTCAACAGAAAG ATGGCACTGTGTCCTCAGACAGCTGCTACACCATCCTGACTACAACCGTGCCTCGCTATGCATGCTGGCTG ATGGAAGCTGATGTCAAGCAATCCGAGCAGGCCCAGCATCTTGCTAAG aaagaagaaagcaCTTGTTTGGGAACTGCTCTGACTGTAGCCGATGCAGCATACGTGTTCTCCAGCAGCCAGCTCTCCACGCCTGAAGAAG GGAAAATCATGTTCTTCTCTGAGGGACTCCTGTTTATCCATTCTCAATATGGAAGCTTCACCCTGTCCAAGGATCACATCAGTGCCATCAAGTTCTATGATCCG GACTCCAGCGCTGTGGCGTCTGTCTTTGTGGAGTATGAGAGCAGCCTGCTCCCCCACCTTCCGTTCCCTCTCCACAGCTCTGACCAGTGTCTGGTCTTTGCTCTGCAGCCCCGGTCTAAGAGCCACAGGGCTTTCTATTCCAAG GTTCTGTCCGTGTGGCAAAACTCTGAATCTGGACTCACTCTGCAAATGGTGGACCATCAGCACCTGACCTGGAACCAGAAAAACAT GCACACCAGACTGCAGAAGCTGCACGACAGTCAGGAGCCACCGGTGGCCAAACGCAGAGGCAGTCTGAAGACGTCATACTCCCAGCTGCCAGAGCAGGACAT GTTTCTTCAGCACTTTGCTTTGAGTAGCATTGGTCAGGAGCCCATTCTGTATGACCATCTGGGGGTGCTCTTCCCCTCTGCAGAGCTGAGGAATCCAGCCAGCAGTCAGGGAGACAAG GTCGTCATTACCGTCATCACCGGACTGCCACGAAGCCACAAGAAGAGACTCTGCGACTTCCTGGTCCAGTTAAACAAAGAGCATGGAAG GTGGGTGGTGTACAAGCCTGGCCCTGACAGCTGTGACAGCTTCTCAGCCTCTCACCTGCAGCAGTATTTGTCCAGCTTCCTGGAGAGCCAGAGAGGCCCGGGAGGCAAGCCCCGTCTGTTGGTGCTCTCCCCTGG ATATACAGATGTTCTGGATGTGGTCCAGGCTGTGCTTTTCCACCCTGACCCAGTTGTCCAAGCATGTTTCACCATCGGGGCTGTAACTGCTTGTGTGGaccccctctcctcctgcatGGAGCACAG GTTTGCTTTCCCGAAGCTGTTGGAGCAGTGCAGCCAAG GTATTGTGAGTACAGTGGTGTTCACTGggctgacagcagagcagaagcACCCTCTCATGCAGCATGTTCAGCAGTTGGTACGCTCTGCCAACCCCACCGCAGCCTTCATACTGGCAGAGAAAGGAGCTGTCACCAG GAACGAAGATGTGAATCTGATATTTTCAGAGAGCAGCTTCAATGAGCCACAGATGCTGAGAGCACGTTATGTCCTGTACCCTGGATG gtgcaAAGGCCGCTTCTTCTCTGGTTCGGGCTCTTTGGTCCTGACCCAGCAGCGTGTCGCTTTCAACCGCCCCCTAGAGAGGCCTCTATTTGTCGCTCGCTGTAAAG CGTTCAAGTCATCAGTGAGGCCGAGCCCCTTCCGAGGAAACGTGTACAACGTTTGGGGGAAAGTCAAATTTTCTG ACTCAGACCAACTGATGGAGGTGAGCTACAACACAGTGAGCGGGAGCCTGAGCATTGTCCCAATCCAGAGCGCTGACCCTCTGACCCCGGGCCCCAAAGAGACCGACACCTCCTGTTTCCTGATCTTTGATGGCGTTGGCCTCACCGAGGACGGACTCAAGGACTGGCTGAGACTGTGCGCCAAGCAG CGACAGTTAAAGAAGCCGAGGAAGACTAAAAATACCCTTTCACCACAAGAAATCAAGCTCATACAC ATCACCAGACACTTGGACCCACTGCCACCAGGCTACTTCTACAACGGTTATCTATATGTCGACATCTTTGGAGAGAAAAGGACCCTTCATCCCA ACATGGAAGAGTTCATTAAAGACTACATCACAGAGGCCAACAAAGAGATCGAGCTATTCAACCGTCAGCTGGAGCTGCAGGCACAGCCCGACCTGTTTGATCCATGA
- the dnaaf9 gene encoding dynein axonemal assembly factor 9 isoform X1 — protein MSGIRRVNGKLSGVNPAVSCCRLRQVQSLLCEGGTASPDGILCSLGIDSRYNEGCTELAKYLFYGLYGRNQLNLEHALLEEFPEEMLDDVILLIKAECVHLYCNPMNYSYLLPYVSHWRNLHLYCMTEAEYEDEEAAEEFKISSFVTMVQDCYRIGVPYSAQGHVQRFDMFMVEKWPLIQAFALEGIGGGSFFTMKYKLMDMSEKLWQVYSRLDPVSLDTVFTEDLVNFEKQWSSFFSSMDLESHLSILELSEAQAGEAFRTYYSHGLISSNITDKSKSQQPFVLFGKHSSLEDLESYSFNFPSESHQVRNTGPRGSTARHMVLQCVAPKGPLACSRTYFFGTTHTPYIGNEKNAVQKKTQVLLLSEIYSAAVQAVLSGIKCYSCTTSATKAKDVAENTFLLALDSMNLSQYRSSLRSKCEFNIQAVNKQGRIIPLTDEESRYVVKTASMTIHDIPDLQWDGGDLGSVVFSESFLESSINIQQKDGTVSSDSCYTILTTTVPRYACWLMEADVKQSEQAQHLAKQKEESTCLGTALTVADAAYVFSSSQLSTPEEGKIMFFSEGLLFIHSQYGSFTLSKDHISAIKFYDPDSSAVASVFVEYESSLLPHLPFPLHSSDQCLVFALQPRSKSHRAFYSKVLSVWQNSESGLTLQMVDHQHLTWNQKNMHTRLQKLHDSQEPPVAKRRGSLKTSYSQLPEQDMFLQHFALSSIGQEPILYDHLGVLFPSAELRNPASSQGDKVVITVITGLPRSHKKRLCDFLVQLNKEHGRWVVYKPGPDSCDSFSASHLQQYLSSFLESQRGPGGKPRLLVLSPGYTDVLDVVQAVLFHPDPVVQACFTIGAVTACVDPLSSCMEHRFAFPKLLEQCSQGIVSTVVFTGLTAEQKHPLMQHVQQLVRSANPTAAFILAEKGAVTRNEDVNLIFSESSFNEPQMLRARYVLYPGWCKGRFFSGSGSLVLTQQRVAFNRPLERPLFVARCKAFKSSVRPSPFRGNVYNVWGKVKFSDSDQLMEVSYNTVSGSLSIVPIQSADPLTPGPKETDTSCFLIFDGVGLTEDGLKDWLRLCAKQRQLKKPRKTKNTLSPQEIKLIHITRHLDPLPPGYFYNGYLYVDIFGEKRTLHPNMEEFIKDYITEANKEIELFNRQLELQAQPDLFDP, from the exons atgtccGGTATCAGGAGAGTGAACGGGAAGCTATCGGGAGTGAACCCGGCTGTCAG TTGCTGTCGCCTGCGGCAGGTCCAGTCTCTGCTCTGTGAGGGCGGCACTGCCTCGCCCGATGGCATCCTGTGCTCTCTCG GGATTGACAGCAGATATAACGAGGGCTGCACGGAGCTGGCCAAATACCTGTTCTATGGACTGTATGGAAGAAATCAGCTGAATCTGGAACATGCCCTGCTTGAGGAGTTCCCTGAAGAAATGCTGGACG ATGTGATCTTGCTGATCAAGGCGGAGTGTGTTCATCTGTACTGCAACCCAATGAACTACAGTTACCTTCTGCCCTACGTGTCCCACTGGAGGAACCTGCATCTCTACTGCATGACCGAGGCAGAG TATGAAGACgaggaagcagcagaggaatTCAAAATCTCCAGTTTTGTTACAATGGTGCAGGACTGCTATCGTATCGGAGTACCCTACAGCGCCCAGG GACACGTCCAGAGGTTTGATATGTTTATGGTGGAAAAGTGGCCCCTCATTCAAGCGTTTGCCCTGGAAGGCATCGGCGGAGGAAGCTTTTTTACCATGAAATACAAG CTAATGGACATGAGTGAGAAGCTGTGGCAGGTTTACAGCAGACTCGACCCAGTCTCACTGGATACTGTCTTCACTGAG GACTTGGTTAACTTTGAGAAGCAGTGGAGTAGCTTCTTCTCCAGTATGGACCTGGAGAGCCACCTCTCCATCTTGGAACTCTCTGAAGCACAAGCAGGAGAA GCATTCCGCACTTATTACTCTCACGGACTGATCTCAAGCAACATCACAGATAAAAG taaAAGTCAGCAGCCCTTTGTGTTGTTTGGGAAGCATTCTTCTCTCGAGGATTTGGAGAGTTATTCCTTCAACTTTCCCTCAGAGAGTCATCAGGTCCGCAACACAGGGCCACGAGGTTCTACAGCCAGACACATg GTTCTGCAATGTGTGGCTCCCAAAGGACCTCTAGCCTGCTCTCGAACCTATTTCTTTGGGACCACCCACACTCCATACATTG gaaatgaaaagaacgctgtgcagaagaaaacacaagtttt acttttgtCGGAGATTTATTCAGCTGCTGTTCAAGCTGTCCTTTCAGGAATCAAATGCTACTCCTGTACCACAAGCGCTACcaag GCTAAGGATGTGGCAGAGAACACCTTTCTTTTGGCTTTGGACTCGATGAATTTGAGTCAGTATCGCAGTTCTCTCAG gtCCAAATGTGAATTCAACATTCAAGCAGTGAATAAGCAAGGACG GATCATTCCTCTGACTGATGAAGAAAGCCGCTATGTTGTGAAAACA GCCTCCATGACCATCCATGACATTCCAGACCTGCAGTGGGACGGCGGGGATCTGGGCTCAGTGGTCTTCTCTGAATCCTTCTTGGAGTCCAGCATCAACATTCAACAGAAAG ATGGCACTGTGTCCTCAGACAGCTGCTACACCATCCTGACTACAACCGTGCCTCGCTATGCATGCTGGCTG ATGGAAGCTGATGTCAAGCAATCCGAGCAGGCCCAGCATCTTGCTAAG cagaaagaagaaagcaCTTGTTTGGGAACTGCTCTGACTGTAGCCGATGCAGCATACGTGTTCTCCAGCAGCCAGCTCTCCACGCCTGAAGAAG GGAAAATCATGTTCTTCTCTGAGGGACTCCTGTTTATCCATTCTCAATATGGAAGCTTCACCCTGTCCAAGGATCACATCAGTGCCATCAAGTTCTATGATCCG GACTCCAGCGCTGTGGCGTCTGTCTTTGTGGAGTATGAGAGCAGCCTGCTCCCCCACCTTCCGTTCCCTCTCCACAGCTCTGACCAGTGTCTGGTCTTTGCTCTGCAGCCCCGGTCTAAGAGCCACAGGGCTTTCTATTCCAAG GTTCTGTCCGTGTGGCAAAACTCTGAATCTGGACTCACTCTGCAAATGGTGGACCATCAGCACCTGACCTGGAACCAGAAAAACAT GCACACCAGACTGCAGAAGCTGCACGACAGTCAGGAGCCACCGGTGGCCAAACGCAGAGGCAGTCTGAAGACGTCATACTCCCAGCTGCCAGAGCAGGACAT GTTTCTTCAGCACTTTGCTTTGAGTAGCATTGGTCAGGAGCCCATTCTGTATGACCATCTGGGGGTGCTCTTCCCCTCTGCAGAGCTGAGGAATCCAGCCAGCAGTCAGGGAGACAAG GTCGTCATTACCGTCATCACCGGACTGCCACGAAGCCACAAGAAGAGACTCTGCGACTTCCTGGTCCAGTTAAACAAAGAGCATGGAAG GTGGGTGGTGTACAAGCCTGGCCCTGACAGCTGTGACAGCTTCTCAGCCTCTCACCTGCAGCAGTATTTGTCCAGCTTCCTGGAGAGCCAGAGAGGCCCGGGAGGCAAGCCCCGTCTGTTGGTGCTCTCCCCTGG ATATACAGATGTTCTGGATGTGGTCCAGGCTGTGCTTTTCCACCCTGACCCAGTTGTCCAAGCATGTTTCACCATCGGGGCTGTAACTGCTTGTGTGGaccccctctcctcctgcatGGAGCACAG GTTTGCTTTCCCGAAGCTGTTGGAGCAGTGCAGCCAAG GTATTGTGAGTACAGTGGTGTTCACTGggctgacagcagagcagaagcACCCTCTCATGCAGCATGTTCAGCAGTTGGTACGCTCTGCCAACCCCACCGCAGCCTTCATACTGGCAGAGAAAGGAGCTGTCACCAG GAACGAAGATGTGAATCTGATATTTTCAGAGAGCAGCTTCAATGAGCCACAGATGCTGAGAGCACGTTATGTCCTGTACCCTGGATG gtgcaAAGGCCGCTTCTTCTCTGGTTCGGGCTCTTTGGTCCTGACCCAGCAGCGTGTCGCTTTCAACCGCCCCCTAGAGAGGCCTCTATTTGTCGCTCGCTGTAAAG CGTTCAAGTCATCAGTGAGGCCGAGCCCCTTCCGAGGAAACGTGTACAACGTTTGGGGGAAAGTCAAATTTTCTG ACTCAGACCAACTGATGGAGGTGAGCTACAACACAGTGAGCGGGAGCCTGAGCATTGTCCCAATCCAGAGCGCTGACCCTCTGACCCCGGGCCCCAAAGAGACCGACACCTCCTGTTTCCTGATCTTTGATGGCGTTGGCCTCACCGAGGACGGACTCAAGGACTGGCTGAGACTGTGCGCCAAGCAG CGACAGTTAAAGAAGCCGAGGAAGACTAAAAATACCCTTTCACCACAAGAAATCAAGCTCATACAC ATCACCAGACACTTGGACCCACTGCCACCAGGCTACTTCTACAACGGTTATCTATATGTCGACATCTTTGGAGAGAAAAGGACCCTTCATCCCA ACATGGAAGAGTTCATTAAAGACTACATCACAGAGGCCAACAAAGAGATCGAGCTATTCAACCGTCAGCTGGAGCTGCAGGCACAGCCCGACCTGTTTGATCCATGA